The following DNA comes from Parcubacteria group bacterium.
GCGGAAAGAAGAAAGGAAAATCTGGCGGCATCCTTGCGATTCATTCCACAAGCGCGTCCGGCTGTTATCGTTGCCCCCGACCGAGAGACTCCGGGAATAATGGCTATCGCTTGCGATATGCCGATTAATATTGAATCTTTAATTGTTACTTTGTTTATATCTTTTATTTTCCCCGCATATTTATCGACTAAAAATAAAATGAGTCCCATAACCGCCAAAGTAAAAGCGATAAGCAAAGGACTGCGAAAAACCGTTTCCGCTTTGCTTTCGAAGAGAACTCCGAATATTACACCTGGTATAGTCGCGATAATAATCAGCCAAAGTAAGTTTGTATTTTGCAAATAACTGTTGGCATCAGGCAAGTTCTTTTTATTTGGAAATTTAGATTTTGAAAATTTATTGAAAATTGAAAATTGAAAATTGAAAATTATCTGCTTCCAGTCTTTCCAAAAAAATAATATTAAAGCTATTAGTGTTCCCACATGAAGGGCTACATCGAAACCTAATCCCGGATCTTTCCAATTGAAAAAATAAGGAATAATAGCAAGATGCGCCGTCGAAGAAATTGGGAGAAATTCTCCCAAACCCTGGACTATACCCAAAATTATTGATTGAAAAACGGTCATAAATTAAAAAAATAATAAAATTAAAAATACTTTTTAATGGCTTCGAATTCATCTTCCCGCTCAGGATGAAAAGTTATTTCAACCGTTCCTATCGGCAACTCGTTCAAAAATTTTGGAAAATCTTTGATCCAATCGAAGCTAACCAGATAATCCGATGACTCAATGCCATCTTTCGCCAAATATCTCGTATCGGTTTTTCTGAAAACAGCAAGAATTTGTTTTACTCCGTTCATTTTTCCCAAAAATCCCTTCTTCCCGCATCGAACAAAAGGAATGGAATATTTTTTTGCTAGTGCTGCCGCTGCCTTAAAATAACTCGGATAATAATGGATATGCTGATGGGAGTTTATTCCGTCAGGATGTCTTCCGACTATTTCTTTAAATTTGTTTATTTGTTCTTCCCATTCTTTTTCTACTATGCTTGCGCTTATTTGTCCGCCAATATATCGAGCTAAAAATAATGCCGACCGTTTTATTATTCCCTCCTTAAACTTTCTTGGCTGCGAAAATTTTTCCGTTATATTCAGATGAATATCCAATTTCATTCCAGAATGAAGAAGTTTATTAATTTCTTCCTGAGGCAAAATTCCATTGGTCATAATAGCCACTCTGTCGATTTTTCCAGATTCGGCCAATTTCAAAATATTTCTATTGGCTAATTCGCTAATTCCAAAATCATCCGCCGTCGCTATTATTTTTTTTCTTATATTTTCATCCATAACTTGATATTATCACAGAAAAAGTTAAACAAAAAGCAGTATTAAATTACTGCAATTAACTGTCATAAAATAAAATTTTAAAAGGAATTTCGTAGCCAGGACTAGCTATCATATGCTTTTATAAAATATTTAACTCCTGCTAAGCAATTAGAATTCCGTTAACCACGCGATCTAATTTCTTTTAAAATTTTATTTTATGACATAACAACCCAATAAATTTTATTCCCATCCTTTCGCTTCCAATCCATTTTTCGCCGCCTCTCTCTGCGCCTCTTGTTTTGAATTTCCCTCTCCTTTGGCTATTAGCTCGTCATTCAAAAAAACTCCGACTACAAAATGTTTGTCATGATCAGGACCCTTTTCCTCCAGAACTCTATACATAGGCGTTACCTTAACCACATCTTGAGATCTTTCCTGAAAATAACTCTTGGGATCCATATATGATTTGCTTTCCAGAACAGAATCCAGGCTTACAACAATATTTTTCAAAATAAAATCTTTCGCTTTATCGTATCCTTGATCCAAATAGATGGCTCCGATAATCGCCTCCATAGCATTCGCCATCAAATATTGTCTGGCTCTTCCTGTATCTTTGGCTTCGCCTTTACTCATCATCAAAAATTCTTCCACTCCCAATTTTTTGGAAATTCCTGCCAGATTTTCTCCGTTAACTAAAGCCGCTCTCCAGCTAGTCAGTTCCCCTTCCGGATTTTTATAATTATTATATAAATATTCTGTGACGATAAGTTCCAAAACAGCATCGCCAAGAAATTCCAGCCGTTCATTGTGCTCTAGCTTGTAATCTCTATGTTCATTAAGATATGAACGATGAGTAAGCGCCTGCTGGAGTAAGTTAATGTTTTTGAATTCAACTCCTATTATTTTTGCCAGTTTTTCGATCATATCCGGAAAAATTATTATTTATTCTCTGACTCTTTTTTATCCTCAGACTTTTTTTCTTTATTTTTACTTTCATCATTTTTCATCGGTTCTCCCATTTCCCGATAAATTGTTCCCAGTACTCCGTTTATGAATCTGGCTGAGCTTTCTCCTCCGAATGTTTTAGCTAATTCAATTGCCTCATTTATGGCTACTTTTGGAGGAACTTCTTCATAGTTTCCAAATATTAGCTCGTAAATTCCCAGCCTTAGAATATTTCTGTCCACCGCCGTTATCTGGCTAATCGGCCATTCCGGAGCGCATTTCTCAATCATTTCGTCTATCTTCTCCCTGTTTTTGATTGTTCCGCTGACCAAAGATTCAATAAAATCGTTTTCTTCTATTCCTGGAGCAAATTCTCTAATATTTCTCTGAATAATTTCTTCTTTCTTTTCTTTTTCTCCGCCCCGAAAATCCCACTCAAAGAGCGACTGCATTGCTACTGAACGTTGAAGGTGCCTGTTTGCCATTGTTGCCTGCAAGGCACGAGCAGCTGCAACAATGAGCATCCCGTACCAATTCTATATTATAATTTTATTTTAAATTTTGACTAAAGCCGAAGGCGAATCCGAGCACTGAACTTTCAACAATAATAAGCTCTATTGGAATTGGTACTGGGAGGCCATACCGCTATTTTTTAGACTTCTTTTTCTCAATTTTCTTTAAAGTATTCACTACTTCTCTTCCTTTATAATATCCGCATTTTTTGCAAACTATATGAGGAAGAATCGGACTTCCGCATTTTGGACATTCTCGAGTAGCTTTTGGTTTGACCGCAAATCTTCCTCTCTTTCGATCTCTTCGCTGCTTGGTGTGGCGTTGTTTTGGAACAGACATAAATGTAAGTTCAAAGTTCAAAGTTCAAAGTTCAAAATAAGTTATTTTATTTCAAGCCTTAATCTTCGAGCTTATAAATATTAAATAAATAACAATATTAACTTATCATCATTTCCCCTTTTTGACAAGGGTTTTCACTGGTTCGAAGGTTTTGCGATGGATTTTGCAAGGGCCGACTTTCAGAAGAGCATCAACGTGAAACTTTGTTCCATAGCCTTTGTGTTTATCAAAACCGTACTGCGGATATTTTTTATGCAGTTCTTTCATCATTCTGTCTCTGGTCACTTTGGCCACTATTGAAGCGGCGGAGATTGATTTTACGATTTTATCGCCTCCCACTATCGCCCTTTGATCCATTGAAAAATTCGGGATTTTCTTATTGCCATCGACCAGGATTATAGATTTGAGAATTGAAATTTGAGCTTTGCGAGCTAACTCATTAAGAGCTTTTTTCATTGCCAAAAAACTGGCTTCCAAAATATTCATCCTATCAATTGTCTCGTGATCGCAGAGTCCAACGCCAACAAAAAAATTCTCTTGGATGAAATCAAACAGCCCCTCACGCTGTTTTTCTGATAGCATCTTAGAATCACGAATCAGCTCTATATTTTTAATAAAGTTTTTGTCATTGGAAATTTTATCATTGGAAATTGTTTGAAAATTAGAAATTGAAAATTTAAAATTCCTATATATTACAGCGCAAGCCACGACTGGTCCGGCAAGAGGTCCTCTTCCCACTTCATCAATCCCAATCACAAAATCATACCCCTTGGATAATAGTTCGTTTTCTATATCAAAGCTTGACTTTATCATAAGTTATAGTAGAATTTCTCTTATGTTTTCTATTCTAGCATAGAGGGGGTAAGTATTGAAAAAGATAATCAGAGACAATGGCAGAAAAGGCTGGAATACAACAAAAAACTTCTTCAAAATGATCAGCGGAAATAAAAAGAAGTATATACCGCTTATAGTAATCTTCCTGTTTGTTCCTTACGGAATAACAGTAGGCGCGGTATTAGTCAGAGACTATCATAAGCAAAAAGAAAGAAAGGAGGAATCTGAGGAGGAACCAATATCAGTTGGAACCTCCTTTTTCATTTCCCCAAATATGCTATAATAGATTCACGATAAATCTATCTTGCAAAGCCCAGAGGGCAACCCGGGGGATGAAGATAGGAAAAATATATGAAAGTTTTATTTGAAAAAAATAGATTTTGTTTTATATCAAGCCTTGCTTTTCATAGCAAAGGCTTTTAAATTTTCAATTTTCAAATACCAATTTTCAATAAATTTTCAATTTTCCAATTATTTAATTTTCAAACATTGAAAATTGAGCCATTGCGATTTGATTGAAAATTGAAAATTGTGAATTGAAAATTTTAATCTAAAAAATACTACACAATTAATATTATGCCAAAATTCACCCATTTACACGTCCACAGCCACTATAGCCTCCTTGATGGTCTGGCCAAAATAGACGACTTGCTTGATCGCGCCAAGGAGCTAGGAATGGATTCGCTCGCCCTAACCGACCATGGGGTTTTGTATGGGGCTGTGGAATTTTTTATTAAGGCTAAAGCCAAAGGAATAAAACCAATTATTGGATGCGAGATGTATGTGGCGCCAGGCGGATTGCAAAACAAAAATAATACCAATATTGATAAAACTAGAAATCATCTGATTCTCCTTGTCAAAGATGAAGTTGGCTACAAAAATCTGATGAAACTTATTTCCATCGCCCATTTAGAAGGTTTTTACTACAAGCCGAGAATTGACCGAGAAACTCTCAAAAAATATTCTGGCGGTCTTGTGGCGCTTAGCGCCTGTACTGAAGGAGAGGTTCCTTCTGCCATTATCAACGGAAAATACGATGAAGCCAAAAAACTGGCCGGGGAATATGAAAATATTTTTGGAAAAGGAAATTTTTTTCTGGAAATTCAAGATCATCCGCAATATAAAAATCAGCAGATCGCCAATGAGGGATTGATTGCAATATCTAAGGAGACTGGCATACCTCTGGTCGCAACCAGTGACATTCACTATGTAAACAAGGACGACAATTCTGCGCAGGATATTTTGCTCTGCATTCAAACCAACCGGAAAGTTTTTGAAAAAGATCGGATGAATCTGATGGCTTTTGATTTGTCGCTCCGCACTCCGGAGGAAATGGAAAAATCTTTTGGGCATATTCCTGGAGCCATCGAAAATACCCAGGTCGTCTCAGATAAATGCAACTTTGAAATAAAGCTGGGAGAAACTCAATTGCCTCATTATGATGTTCCGGAAGGTTTTACCGATAAAACATATTTGCGAAAATTAGTTGAAGAAGGACTTCAAAAAAGATTTGGCGATGACATAACTTCAGTGCAAACCGAGAGAATGGAATATGAACTTTCGGTAATTGAAAAAACCGGATTTGTTTCCTACTTTCTCATTGTCCAGGACTTCGTAAACTGGGCCAAAAATCAGGGAATTGTCGTCGGACCGGGAAGAGGAAGCGCTGCCGGAAGTTTCATTTCCTATCTCATTGGAATAACCAATATCGATCCGATAAAATATAATTTGCTCTTTGAAAGATTTTTAAATCCGGAAAGAATCTCGATGCCCGATGTTGATATGGACTTTGCTGACGATCGACGAGACGACGTTTTGAATTACGTCCGCAAAAAATACGGCGATGATCATGTAGCCCAGATCATTACTTTCGGAACTATGGCTGCTCGCGCTGCCATCCGGGACACCGGAAGAGCCTTGGGATATCCCTACGAACTTTGCGACAAAACTTCGAAAATGATTCCAATGTTTTCAACAATTGAAGAAGCAGTTGATCAAGTGGTGGAACTGCGAGAAGCTTATCAAAAAGATCCGTCCGTGAAAAAACTGATTGACAGCGCCAAAAAATTGGAAGGAGTGGCGCGCCATGCTTCGATGCATGCCTGCGGAGTAGTAATTACCAAAAATCCCGTTACGGAATATTCTCCGCTTCAAAGAATAATCGGAAAAACAGAAGGAACAGTGACCCAATATTCTTCCTCCACCAAATCCAGCTATGTGGAAAAAATCGGACTCCTGAAGATGGACTTTTTGGGACTCAAAAACCTTACTATTATGCAAAATACCCTGAAAATAGTCCGCAAAACCAGAGGAATGGATATCAACATTGACGACATCCCGCCGGATGATGAAGAGACTTTCAAACTCCTCCAAGATGCCAAGACCACCGGAGTATTCCAGTTGGAAAGCACTGGGATGAAAAGATATTTAAAACAGCTAAAACCAACTGTTTTTGAAGATATTATCGCAATGGTGGCTCTTTATCGTCCGGGACCGATGGATTGGATTCCTAATTTTATCGCCGGAAAGCATGGAACCAGAAAAATAAATTATCTTCATCCTAAACTCGAACCGATTCTGGAAAATACTTATGGAGTAGCGGTTTATCAGGAACAGATTATGCAAATTGCGAGAGACTTGGCCGGATTCACGCTGGGAGAAGCGGATGTTCTGCGAAAAGCAATGGGAAAAAAGATCTCCCAACTCATTAAAGAACAGAAAATAAAGTTTGTGGAAGGATGTATCAAGCATGAAATCAATGAAAAAATAGCGGACAAGGTTTTTGCTTTTATCGAACCTTTTGCCGGATATGGATTTAATAGATCCCATGCAGCTTGTTATGCGCTCATTGGATATCAAACTGCTTATCTTAAGGCGCATTATCCGGCTGAATTTATGGCTGCCCTTCTCACTTCCGACCAAAATGATATCGACCGGGTTGCCATTGAAGTTTTTGAATGCCAAGAAATCGGAATTGAGGTTTTGCCGCCGAATATTAACGAAAGTTTTGAAGACTTTGCGGTAGTAAAAGATGAAAAAGGAAACGGACTTATTCGTTTTGGACTGAATGCCATCAAGAATGTCGGATCGACTGTGGCTCGTGAAATTGTCTCCGAAAGAAAAATTGGAGGAAAATACAAAACCATTGCTGACCTTCTGGAAAGAGTGACCACCAAGGATCTCAACAAAAAATCTCTGGAAGCTCTCATTAAAGTCGGCGCTCTGGAAGAACTTGGAGAAAGAAACCAACATCTAGCCAGCCTCGAAAATATTTTGAACTATTCCAAGAGCATCCAAAAAAACAAGAATTCCAATCAGGTAAGTTTGTTTGGAATCGAAACTCTTGCTCCGGGGTCGGTGCAAATGGTTGACTCTCAGAGCGCAACCAAAAAAGAAATGCTCTCTTGGGAAAAAGAACTTTTGGGATTATATGTCAGCGGACATCCGGCTGAAGATTATCAAAACTATTTCGATAAGATGGCTGTCCCGATAAGCAGTATTGAAAAAGGAATGGTGGGGACAAAAATAAGTTTGGGAGGAGTCATCACCAAGGTTCAGAAAATTTTTCTCAAAAGCCAAAAGACGATGGTCTTTGCCACCATCGAAGACCTGCGGGGAAGAATTGAGCTTTTGATCTTCCCGAAAATTTTGGAAACTTCGGAATCAACCTGGCAGGAAGACAAAGTGGTCGTGGCCAGCGGAACTCTTTCCGACAAAGACGGAAATTTCAAACTGCTGGTCGAC
Coding sequences within:
- a CDS encoding undecaprenyl-diphosphate phosphatase, coding for MTVFQSIILGIVQGLGEFLPISSTAHLAIIPYFFNWKDPGLGFDVALHVGTLIALILFFWKDWKQIIFNFQFSIFNKFSKSKFPNKKNLPDANSYLQNTNLLWLIIIATIPGVIFGVLFESKAETVFRSPLLIAFTLAVMGLILFLVDKYAGKIKDINKVTIKDSILIGISQAIAIIPGVSRSGATITAGRACGMNRKDAARFSFLLSA
- a CDS encoding ChbG/HpnK family deacetylase, giving the protein MDENIRKKIIATADDFGISELANRNILKLAESGKIDRVAIMTNGILPQEEINKLLHSGMKLDIHLNITEKFSQPRKFKEGIIKRSALFLARYIGGQISASIVEKEWEEQINKFKEIVGRHPDGINSHQHIHYYPSYFKAAAALAKKYSIPFVRCGKKGFLGKMNGVKQILAVFRKTDTRYLAKDGIESSDYLVSFDWIKDFPKFLNELPIGTVEITFHPEREDEFEAIKKYF
- the rnc gene encoding ribonuclease III — encoded protein: MIEKLAKIIGVEFKNINLLQQALTHRSYLNEHRDYKLEHNERLEFLGDAVLELIVTEYLYNNYKNPEGELTSWRAALVNGENLAGISKKLGVEEFLMMSKGEAKDTGRARQYLMANAMEAIIGAIYLDQGYDKAKDFILKNIVVSLDSVLESKSYMDPKSYFQERSQDVVKVTPMYRVLEEKGPDHDKHFVVGVFLNDELIAKGEGNSKQEAQREAAKNGLEAKGWE
- the nusB gene encoding transcription antitermination factor NusB, with translation MLIVAAARALQATMANRHLQRSVAMQSLFEWDFRGGEKEKKEEIIQRNIREFAPGIEENDFIESLVSGTIKNREKIDEMIEKCAPEWPISQITAVDRNILRLGIYELIFGNYEEVPPKVAINEAIELAKTFGGESSARFINGVLGTIYREMGEPMKNDESKNKEKKSEDKKESENK
- the rpmF gene encoding 50S ribosomal protein L32 — encoded protein: MSVPKQRHTKQRRDRKRGRFAVKPKATRECPKCGSPILPHIVCKKCGYYKGREVVNTLKKIEKKKSKK
- a CDS encoding ribonuclease HII, coding for MIKSSFDIENELLSKGYDFVIGIDEVGRGPLAGPVVACAVIYRNFKFSISNFQTISNDKISNDKNFIKNIELIRDSKMLSEKQREGLFDFIQENFFVGVGLCDHETIDRMNILEASFLAMKKALNELARKAQISILKSIILVDGNKKIPNFSMDQRAIVGGDKIVKSISAASIVAKVTRDRMMKELHKKYPQYGFDKHKGYGTKFHVDALLKVGPCKIHRKTFEPVKTLVKKGK
- a CDS encoding DNA polymerase III subunit alpha — encoded protein: MPKFTHLHVHSHYSLLDGLAKIDDLLDRAKELGMDSLALTDHGVLYGAVEFFIKAKAKGIKPIIGCEMYVAPGGLQNKNNTNIDKTRNHLILLVKDEVGYKNLMKLISIAHLEGFYYKPRIDRETLKKYSGGLVALSACTEGEVPSAIINGKYDEAKKLAGEYENIFGKGNFFLEIQDHPQYKNQQIANEGLIAISKETGIPLVATSDIHYVNKDDNSAQDILLCIQTNRKVFEKDRMNLMAFDLSLRTPEEMEKSFGHIPGAIENTQVVSDKCNFEIKLGETQLPHYDVPEGFTDKTYLRKLVEEGLQKRFGDDITSVQTERMEYELSVIEKTGFVSYFLIVQDFVNWAKNQGIVVGPGRGSAAGSFISYLIGITNIDPIKYNLLFERFLNPERISMPDVDMDFADDRRDDVLNYVRKKYGDDHVAQIITFGTMAARAAIRDTGRALGYPYELCDKTSKMIPMFSTIEEAVDQVVELREAYQKDPSVKKLIDSAKKLEGVARHASMHACGVVITKNPVTEYSPLQRIIGKTEGTVTQYSSSTKSSYVEKIGLLKMDFLGLKNLTIMQNTLKIVRKTRGMDINIDDIPPDDEETFKLLQDAKTTGVFQLESTGMKRYLKQLKPTVFEDIIAMVALYRPGPMDWIPNFIAGKHGTRKINYLHPKLEPILENTYGVAVYQEQIMQIARDLAGFTLGEADVLRKAMGKKISQLIKEQKIKFVEGCIKHEINEKIADKVFAFIEPFAGYGFNRSHAACYALIGYQTAYLKAHYPAEFMAALLTSDQNDIDRVAIEVFECQEIGIEVLPPNINESFEDFAVVKDEKGNGLIRFGLNAIKNVGSTVAREIVSERKIGGKYKTIADLLERVTTKDLNKKSLEALIKVGALEELGERNQHLASLENILNYSKSIQKNKNSNQVSLFGIETLAPGSVQMVDSQSATKKEMLSWEKELLGLYVSGHPAEDYQNYFDKMAVPISSIEKGMVGTKISLGGVITKVQKIFLKSQKTMVFATIEDLRGRIELLIFPKILETSESTWQEDKVVVASGTLSDKDGNFKLLVDSAKEINPQELENFKRIEATRQKNGASEANGKSKIIITLPDNATKETFKKLSEIFDQCESGSAKVYLKIKDSKLETPYSIKYDPEILKRIKEVSGSSEIRFI